A window of Candidatus Nealsonbacteria bacterium genomic DNA:
GTCATTACGGCAGCGTGTTGAATATACTGAATGGCAGCTGAATATTCAAGCTCTAAGTCTTTATTTAATAATTCAATTAATTTGTCTTTATTTATCTCCATTTTTATAAATCTTTTTAGTTGCGATTAAATCGACCTTTATATTCTAAAATAAATTGATATTACTAATATTCCGTAAGGCCGAAATTATTATAGCTTATCTCCGACTTCTATGTCTATCTTCGCTGATGAACTAATTCCCAGGGCCCTGGAAAGTTCTTCCTGTTGAAAACCAACGATGACATTTTCTTCGCCATTGTTTCCAACGGTAATTACGGGTACACTCATTTGGCCGGATTTTTCAACCATCGCCTTAGCTGCTTCGCTGTCTTTAGAAACATCAATTTCTGTGTATTCAATCTTATTGTCTTTAAAGAATTCTTTAGCCATCGTGCAATAAGGGCAAGTTGGCGTTGTGTAAATAGTTACATTTGGCA
This region includes:
- a CDS encoding glutaredoxin family protein, translating into MPNVTIYTTPTCPYCTMAKEFFKDNKIEYTEIDVSKDSEAAKAMVEKSGQMSVPVITVGNNGEENVIVGFQQEELSRALGISSSAKIDIEVGDKL